The proteins below come from a single Xiphophorus hellerii strain 12219 chromosome 14, Xiphophorus_hellerii-4.1, whole genome shotgun sequence genomic window:
- the LOC116732157 gene encoding growth-regulated alpha protein-like, with amino-acid sequence MKFAVQLVVLLACVFLCTSGNPITKCRCIRTVPAVRRHLIADVKVDEPNPICSKQEVIAIMKDNNQRCLDPESDFTKRLLREFFPQRTASTEKHSTKTTTTKTTTTTTTTTAATTKSAATSTSVRRQ; translated from the exons ATGAAGTTTGCTGTCCAGCTCGTCGTTCTTCTGGCCTGCGTCTTCCTCTGCACGTCGGGAAATC CTATTACGAAATGCCGTTGTATAAGGACAGTCCCAGCAGTGAGGCGCCATCTCATCGCTGATGTGAAGGTGGATGAACCGAATCCGATTTGCAGCAAGCAAGAAGTGAT AGCCATCATGAAAGACAACAATCAGCGCTGTCTTGATCCGGAGTCAGATTTCACCAAAAGACTCCTGAGGGAGTTTTTCCC GCAGAGGACAGCATCTACAGAGAAACactcaacaaaaacaacaacaacgaaaacaacaacaacaacaacaacaacaactgcagcCACTACAAAATCAGCAGCAACATCAACTTCTGTCAGACGGCAGTGA
- the LOC116732171 gene encoding interleukin-8-like isoform X1: MNSGIRCIVLLACITICSSASIMRCKCIKTISAVRTRFIADATVYKPGPSCSLQEVIVILKNKTQLCLDPAGRQAQDIIRILKAKEMQTKAEQTSSVNTKATSAATTTTAATTTTAATTTTATIITSATTTSVAATSTATAASTSL; this comes from the exons ATGAACTCTGGGATCCGGTGCATCGTTCTTCTGGCCTGCATCACCATCTGCTCCTCAGCCA GTATTATGAGGTGTAAGTGTATAAAAACGATTTCTGCAGTAAGGACCCGTTTCATCGCTGATGCGACAGTGTATAAACCTGGTCCATCCTGCAGCCTACAGGAAGTGAT TGTcatcctgaaaaataaaacccagctCTGTCTTGACCCAGCGGGACGTCAGGCTCAAGACATCATCAGAATCctgaaagcaaaagaaat GCAGACAAAGGCTGAGCAGACGAGCAGCGTCAACACAAAAGCAACTTCTGCAGCAACCACAACTACTGCAGCAACCACAACTACTGCAGCAACCACAACTACTGCAACAATCATAACATCAGCAACAACCACATCAGTAGCAGCAACatcaacagcaacagcagcatcaacatctctgtaa
- the LOC116732208 gene encoding growth-regulated protein homolog gamma-like, translated as MKSAVQLVVLLACVFLCSSARIIMRCQCINTIPAIRHKLIKEVKVHEPSPACKKLQVIVIRNDDKKFCLNPETDFTKKLLLEKEMNNKKLSTTATAATSSVTNQ; from the exons ATGAAGTCTGCTGTCCAGCTCGTCGTTCTTCTGGCCTGCGTCTTCCTCTGCTCCTCAGCGAGAA TTATTATGAGATGCCAGTGTATAAACACGATCCCTGCAATAAGGCACAAATTAATCAAAGAAGTGAAGGTGCATGAACCCAGTCCGGCTTGCAAGAAACTCCAAGTGAT AGTCATCCGGAATGATGATAAAAAGTTCTGTCTCAACCCGGAGACAGATTTCACCAAAAAACTCCTgctagaaaaagaaat GAACAACAAGAAACTctcaacaacagcaacagcagcaacttcGTCTGTCACAAATCAGTGA
- the LOC116732162 gene encoding interleukin-8-like — protein MNSGIRCIVLLACITICSSASIMRCKCIKTISAVRTRFIADATVYKPGPSCSLQEVIVILKNKTQLCLDPAGRQAQDIIRILKAKEMQTKAEQTSSVNTKATSAATTTTAATTTTAAIITSAATSTPVAAAATSNAATPVAETTTSAAATSL, from the exons ATGAACTCTGGGATCCGGTGCATCGTTCTTCTGGCCTGCATCACCATCTGCTCCTCAGCCA GTATTATGAGGTGTAAGTGTATAAAAACGATTTCTGCAGTAAGGACCCGTTTCATCGCTGATGCGACAGTGTATAAACCTGGTCCATCCTGCAGCCTACAGGAAGTGAT tgtcatcctgaaaaataaaacccagctCTGTCTTGACCCAGCGGGACGTCAGGCTCAAGACATCATCAGAATCctgaaagcaaaagaaat GCAGACAAAGGCTGAGCAGACGAGCAGCGTCAACACAAAAGCAACTTCTGCAGCAACCACAACTACTGCAGCAACCACAACTACTGCAGCAATCATAACATCAGCAGCAACATCAACaccagtagcagcagcagcaacatcaaACGCAGCAACACCAGTAGCAGAAACAacaacatcagcagcagcaacatctctgtaa
- the LOC116732171 gene encoding interleukin-8-like isoform X2, whose amino-acid sequence MNSGIRCIVLLACITICSSASIMRCKCIKTISAVRTRFIADATVYKPGPSCSLQEVIVILKNKTQLCLDPAGRQAQDIIRILKAKEMQTKAEQTSSVNTKATSAATTTTAAIITSATTTSVAATSTATAASTSL is encoded by the exons ATGAACTCTGGGATCCGGTGCATCGTTCTTCTGGCCTGCATCACCATCTGCTCCTCAGCCA GTATTATGAGGTGTAAGTGTATAAAAACGATTTCTGCAGTAAGGACCCGTTTCATCGCTGATGCGACAGTGTATAAACCTGGTCCATCCTGCAGCCTACAGGAAGTGAT TGTcatcctgaaaaataaaacccagctCTGTCTTGACCCAGCGGGACGTCAGGCTCAAGACATCATCAGAATCctgaaagcaaaagaaat GCAGACAAAGGCTGAGCAGACGAGCAGCGTCAACACAAAAGCAACTTCTGCAGCAACCACAACTACTGCAGCAA TCATAACATCAGCAACAACCACATCAGTAGCAGCAACatcaacagcaacagcagcatcaacatctctgtaa
- the LOC116732171 gene encoding interleukin-8-like isoform X3: MNSGIRCIVLLACITICSSASIMRCKCIKTISAVRTRFIADATVYKPGPSCSLQEVIVILKNKTQLCLDPAGRQAQDIIRILKAKEMQTKAEQTSSVNTKATTAATTTTATIITSATTTSVAATSTATAASTSL; encoded by the exons ATGAACTCTGGGATCCGGTGCATCGTTCTTCTGGCCTGCATCACCATCTGCTCCTCAGCCA GTATTATGAGGTGTAAGTGTATAAAAACGATTTCTGCAGTAAGGACCCGTTTCATCGCTGATGCGACAGTGTATAAACCTGGTCCATCCTGCAGCCTACAGGAAGTGAT TGTcatcctgaaaaataaaacccagctCTGTCTTGACCCAGCGGGACGTCAGGCTCAAGACATCATCAGAATCctgaaagcaaaagaaat GCAGACAAAGGCTGAGCAGACGAGCAGCGTCAACACAAAAG CAACTACTGCAGCAACCACAACTACTGCAACAATCATAACATCAGCAACAACCACATCAGTAGCAGCAACatcaacagcaacagcagcatcaacatctctgtaa
- the LOC116733481 gene encoding growth-regulated alpha protein-like, which yields MKAAVQGILLLACIAICTSKSFMRCRCIRTIPAVRRSLITGVNVYEPHPACHKFEVVVVMKNNSEFCLDPESDFTKRLLRDIAVIPLATRT from the exons ATGAAGGCTGCAGTCCAGGGCATCCTTCTTCTGGCCTGCATCGCCATTTGCACCTCAAAGA GTTTTATGCGCTGCCGTTGCATAAGAACAATACCAGCAGTAAGGCGCTCTCTCATCACTGGTGTAAATGTGTACGAACCTCATCCTGCCTGCCACAAGTTCGAAGTGGT AGTCGTCATGAAGAATAATAGCGAGTTCTGTCTTGACCCGGAGTCAGATTTCACCAAAAGACTCTTGCGAGACATAGCAGT GATCCCACTGGCAACTAGGACATGA